Proteins from a single region of Bdellovibrio bacteriovorus HD100:
- a CDS encoding twin-arginine translocation signal domain-containing protein has product MGDGKNLTRRGFIAGGAVAGAAALVATPYERLLNALSTGFIHQAQAEATGNLGARNYINILIAGGPMRYTFDAWMRTNPSDAPLEYNPMVATKLVRSGNNIVGTEYATFNYNGVMVPHMFSQSVTTSAGAKALTELLNNMLVIRGFGSGFDGHPFNATIQQAPVGGVSSVMGLAADYSKKTFEAVEWPDRGAYGNYASMSGKALNILTGNPLNSLLEGFGGPAADRAKGRSLKDRNREAFDLAQARLRAYSQSEFAGSTILSKNLSNASDLMKKGIGNIGSYWDGAVARYRSVIEASMRQQGLVGINDVAMISDQGNFWRVHVAAGNRGLVVSRDSDLRDSIKTMTAPGSLAEGLALAEYVLKEGLVSTMNLQMGDPAGLMIKDAADGVVGNHVAIKDMHETGAIPGVLITTAYYRGLCAGMMELIEQLKKTKVNGVDLWSETVIQVISEFNRTARTNGTGSDHGFNQMVTSVFSGAIQRGPFVVGNIYRAGHGGGYVGTQGRAAPIDGYNQKGMPSPTMAASTVTALLRVPKNPYENLAEPLIRLNGDQLQILKAAKLVG; this is encoded by the coding sequence ATGGGGGACGGAAAAAATCTGACTCGCAGGGGCTTTATCGCAGGTGGTGCGGTGGCCGGGGCAGCGGCCCTGGTGGCAACACCATATGAAAGACTTCTGAATGCTCTTAGCACAGGCTTTATTCATCAAGCCCAGGCTGAAGCAACCGGAAATCTGGGAGCTCGCAACTATATCAATATTCTGATTGCCGGTGGGCCGATGCGCTACACGTTTGATGCGTGGATGCGTACGAATCCTTCAGATGCGCCTTTGGAATACAATCCCATGGTGGCAACGAAACTGGTTCGTTCAGGCAACAACATTGTCGGCACTGAATACGCGACGTTCAACTATAACGGCGTGATGGTGCCACACATGTTTTCACAATCTGTGACGACATCTGCGGGTGCCAAAGCTTTGACGGAGCTTCTGAATAATATGCTGGTGATCCGTGGCTTCGGCTCCGGTTTTGACGGTCATCCTTTCAATGCGACAATTCAACAGGCTCCGGTGGGCGGTGTGTCCTCGGTGATGGGTTTGGCTGCCGACTATTCCAAGAAAACCTTTGAGGCGGTGGAGTGGCCCGATCGTGGAGCTTACGGCAACTATGCTTCCATGAGTGGCAAAGCACTGAATATTCTGACGGGCAATCCACTGAATTCTTTGTTGGAGGGGTTTGGCGGTCCAGCCGCAGACCGTGCCAAGGGGCGCAGCCTGAAAGACCGCAACCGTGAGGCTTTTGATCTGGCTCAGGCACGCTTGCGTGCCTATTCGCAGTCTGAATTTGCGGGTTCGACAATTCTTTCCAAAAATCTTTCCAATGCCTCAGATCTGATGAAAAAAGGCATTGGGAATATCGGTTCTTACTGGGACGGGGCCGTGGCCCGTTATCGGTCCGTGATTGAGGCCAGCATGCGCCAGCAGGGGCTTGTGGGCATTAATGACGTGGCGATGATTTCTGACCAGGGGAACTTCTGGCGGGTTCACGTCGCTGCGGGCAACCGCGGTCTGGTGGTCAGTCGTGATTCGGATCTGCGTGATTCCATCAAAACTATGACGGCTCCCGGTTCATTGGCAGAAGGTTTGGCATTGGCTGAATACGTTCTGAAAGAAGGCCTGGTCAGCACGATGAATCTGCAAATGGGTGATCCGGCAGGTTTGATGATTAAGGATGCCGCAGATGGTGTGGTTGGAAATCACGTGGCTATCAAAGACATGCACGAAACCGGTGCGATTCCGGGCGTGCTGATCACGACGGCATACTATCGAGGCCTGTGTGCGGGAATGATGGAGCTGATCGAACAATTGAAAAAAACCAAAGTCAACGGTGTGGACCTGTGGTCTGAAACCGTGATTCAGGTGATCTCTGAATTCAACCGCACGGCAAGAACCAACGGTACAGGCAGTGACCATGGTTTCAATCAGATGGTGACCAGTGTGTTCTCGGGCGCAATCCAGCGCGGTCCATTTGTTGTGGGTAACATCTATCGTGCTGGTCACGGTGGCGGTTACGTCGGCACTCAGGGACGTGCGGCACCGATAGATGGTTACAATCAAAAAGGCATGCCGTCCCCGACGATGGCAGCATCCACAGTGACAGCACTTTTGCGAGTTCCAAAAAATCCATACGAGAATCTGGCTGAACCACTGATTCGCCTGAATGGCGATCAGCTGCAGATTCTTAAAGCGGCGAAGCTGGTGGGGTAA
- a CDS encoding NAD(P)H-dependent oxidoreductase yields MTHKTIQDALEWRYATKKYDATKKISDADWTTLRNSLTLAPSSYGVQPWKFLVIENPDVRKQLKPVSWNQTQVTDASHYVVFLYKEKMDADFVQKFINRVAEVRSAPLEALDGYKNMLVENLVKAQEEKIRVWSQRQTYIAMGFLLQTAALLKIDATPMEGFDPVAYDKILGLEGSGWKTVATVALGYRHQEDALQNQKKVRFTEDDLIQYIK; encoded by the coding sequence ATGACCCATAAAACGATTCAAGATGCCCTGGAGTGGCGCTACGCCACTAAAAAGTACGATGCGACCAAAAAGATCTCGGATGCCGACTGGACAACCCTGCGAAATTCCCTGACTTTGGCGCCGTCCTCTTACGGCGTGCAGCCGTGGAAATTCCTGGTCATCGAAAATCCCGACGTCCGTAAACAGCTGAAACCGGTGTCCTGGAATCAAACCCAAGTGACTGACGCCAGCCACTATGTGGTTTTCCTTTACAAGGAAAAGATGGATGCAGACTTCGTACAAAAGTTCATAAACCGTGTGGCTGAAGTCCGCAGCGCCCCTCTGGAAGCTTTGGACGGATACAAAAATATGCTGGTTGAAAACCTGGTAAAAGCGCAGGAAGAAAAAATCCGCGTCTGGTCCCAGCGCCAGACTTACATAGCCATGGGTTTCCTGCTGCAGACGGCAGCGCTGCTGAAAATTGACGCCACTCCGATGGAGGGCTTCGATCCGGTGGCTTACGACAAAATCCTGGGCCTTGAAGGCTCCGGCTGGAAAACCGTGGCCACTGTGGCTTTGGGGTACCGCCACCAGGAAGATGCTTTACAAAATCAAAAGAAGGTTCGCTTCACTGAAGACGACCTGATCCAATACATCAAGTAA
- a CDS encoding RrF2 family transcriptional regulator, whose amino-acid sequence MVDQRFSVSVHIMTALAYHKGDLMTSEELGASIRTNPTVIRRLISKLVDAGLLTSFKGKAGGVKLAKAPKEISLRDVYVAITDKKLIATPDKEPFKNCVVSCSMKKLMCELVDGIENNSMDYLGGIRLSDLTSKIAK is encoded by the coding sequence ATGGTTGATCAAAGGTTTTCTGTCTCAGTTCATATTATGACTGCCCTGGCTTACCACAAGGGCGATCTGATGACGTCTGAAGAATTGGGCGCGAGCATTCGCACCAATCCGACGGTGATCCGCCGTTTGATCTCCAAACTTGTTGATGCCGGACTATTGACGTCCTTCAAAGGCAAGGCGGGCGGTGTGAAGCTGGCCAAAGCCCCGAAGGAAATTTCCCTTCGTGATGTCTATGTGGCGATCACCGACAAGAAGCTGATTGCGACTCCGGATAAAGAGCCCTTCAAAAACTGCGTTGTCAGCTGTTCAATGAAAAAGCTGATGTGCGAGCTGGTGGATGGCATTGAGAACAACTCTATGGATTATCTGGGCGGGATCCGTTTGTCTGATCTGACGTCCAAAATCGCCAAATGA
- a CDS encoding GNAT family N-acetyltransferase: MKSVYPAEEIRAERITLKKHKIEMAETMFQYVDQDRERLGRFLPWVPLIGGVHDERDYIEMTQAQWQDFKMFDYGMYLNEGDIYMGNVGVHTISWDNDRCELGYWILGKFEGQGYVREAVLALEKVLFELGFYRIEIHCSGLNSRSSSVAENCHYKFEARLRHHAVENGQRRDTLVFAKLRDER; encoded by the coding sequence ATGAAGTCCGTCTATCCTGCCGAAGAAATTCGCGCCGAACGAATCACTCTGAAAAAACACAAAATTGAAATGGCTGAAACCATGTTTCAGTATGTCGACCAGGACCGCGAACGCCTGGGGCGCTTTCTGCCATGGGTGCCATTAATCGGTGGAGTTCACGATGAACGTGATTACATCGAAATGACTCAAGCGCAGTGGCAGGATTTCAAAATGTTCGACTATGGCATGTACCTGAACGAAGGTGACATCTATATGGGGAACGTCGGCGTGCACACGATCAGCTGGGACAATGACCGCTGTGAACTGGGCTACTGGATCCTTGGGAAATTCGAGGGACAAGGTTATGTGCGCGAGGCGGTGCTGGCTTTGGAAAAGGTCCTGTTTGAGCTTGGATTTTATCGAATTGAGATTCATTGTTCAGGTCTTAACAGCCGCAGCAGCTCTGTAGCTGAAAATTGTCATTACAAATTCGAGGCCCGTTTACGACATCACGCCGTTGAAAACGGCCAAAGACGAGACACTCTGGTGTTCGCCAAACTTCGTGATGAACGATAA
- a CDS encoding DUF5522 domain-containing protein produces the protein MNDKNREIEELHRNACESGKDSYVDPATGYTVFTEYFHLKRGHCCGSGCRHCPWKKNSQKNPKEPTDRT, from the coding sequence ATGAACGATAAAAATCGCGAAATCGAAGAACTTCATCGCAATGCTTGCGAGTCCGGAAAGGACTCCTATGTCGATCCTGCGACAGGATACACTGTTTTTACTGAGTATTTTCACTTGAAGCGCGGTCACTGCTGCGGTTCAGGCTGCAGACATTGCCCATGGAAAAAGAATAGTCAGAAAAATCCAAAAGAACCCACCGACCGGACGTAA
- a CDS encoding microtubule-binding protein, protein MGLSTIFLLLYVTSSLRTGTDALRGQVENQKLSMKVEELENQLKMYENVKNEYLASQAPKDEVQEYEELMDKLTLLQEDAKTEKERLIQEARENGEKVKALNKYQQMVRNVLNANKMAKSKLINRDDLIKEQDVEIETQETEIADLNKDIQNKKQLIAQGEQKIAVTQAQLQKRLTELRVAYKNNKLSKQLFEQKMAQARAEGNQKVAQLNQVNAQYQMQLNQANVQLGQVQGELSKTQGLLAQKEDEATHLAGALSRTKAEAGAKIAGLQQGFAEEKAALAAGFGKEKAKLQGALSDTQGQLAKARAEIEARKSVAGEIQKGFAKAGIKADIDMQTGDVVLDFGQAYFDSDSDRLKHEMKGVLEKAMPIYSRSLFGNPKVSDKISAVEIIGFASPTYQGRFVDPHSSKPADKAALKYNMDLSYRRANSIFSYMLDEGNMRFEHQRELLALMKVSGRSFLEVMKVQNRNVATAAEFCKQNDCKKAQRVIIRFNMDPKK, encoded by the coding sequence TTGGGTTTAAGCACGATCTTCCTTCTTTTGTATGTCACATCCAGTTTGCGCACAGGCACCGATGCTTTGCGTGGCCAGGTGGAAAACCAGAAGCTTTCCATGAAGGTGGAAGAACTGGAAAACCAGTTGAAGATGTACGAGAACGTGAAGAACGAATATCTGGCCAGTCAGGCACCTAAAGACGAGGTGCAGGAGTATGAAGAGCTTATGGACAAGCTGACATTGCTTCAGGAGGACGCCAAAACTGAAAAAGAGCGTCTGATCCAGGAAGCCCGTGAAAACGGGGAAAAGGTCAAAGCTCTGAACAAGTACCAGCAGATGGTGCGCAATGTTCTTAATGCCAACAAGATGGCCAAGTCCAAGCTGATCAATCGTGATGATTTGATTAAAGAGCAGGACGTGGAAATCGAAACCCAGGAAACCGAAATTGCTGATCTGAATAAAGACATTCAGAACAAAAAGCAGTTGATCGCCCAGGGTGAACAGAAGATCGCGGTCACACAGGCTCAGTTGCAAAAACGTCTGACCGAGCTGCGTGTGGCCTACAAGAACAACAAGCTGTCCAAACAGTTGTTTGAACAGAAAATGGCGCAAGCCCGCGCTGAGGGAAATCAAAAGGTGGCCCAGCTGAATCAGGTCAATGCCCAATATCAAATGCAACTGAACCAGGCCAATGTGCAATTGGGTCAGGTGCAGGGCGAACTTTCCAAAACTCAGGGGTTGCTGGCGCAGAAGGAAGACGAAGCAACTCATCTGGCGGGCGCGTTGTCCCGCACCAAGGCTGAGGCCGGTGCGAAAATCGCAGGATTGCAACAGGGCTTTGCGGAAGAAAAAGCGGCTTTGGCGGCAGGCTTTGGCAAGGAAAAGGCAAAGTTGCAGGGTGCTTTGAGCGACACGCAAGGGCAGTTGGCGAAAGCACGTGCTGAAATTGAAGCGCGTAAATCCGTGGCGGGTGAGATTCAAAAAGGTTTCGCCAAGGCAGGGATCAAAGCTGACATTGATATGCAGACGGGCGACGTGGTTCTGGATTTCGGACAGGCTTACTTTGACAGTGACTCCGACCGCCTGAAACACGAGATGAAAGGTGTCCTTGAAAAAGCGATGCCGATTTATTCGCGCTCTTTGTTCGGCAACCCAAAGGTGTCGGATAAAATTTCCGCGGTGGAGATCATCGGTTTTGCGTCACCAACATATCAGGGCCGTTTCGTCGATCCGCACAGTTCCAAGCCGGCGGACAAAGCCGCTTTGAAGTACAACATGGATCTAAGCTATCGCCGTGCGAATTCCATCTTCAGTTACATGCTGGATGAAGGAAACATGAGATTTGAACATCAACGCGAACTATTGGCCCTTATGAAGGTTTCCGGACGAAGCTTCCTGGAAGTCATGAAGGTGCAAAATCGCAACGTCGCCACAGCAGCCGAATTCTGCAAGCAGAACGACTGTAAGAAGGCGCAGCGGGTAATCATCCGCTTTAACATGGATCCGAAGAAATAA
- a CDS encoding FHA domain-containing protein, whose translation MNKFIVTIHRKDQVLSREVNKDSFTMGRSLDCDLSLNDNNISRVHLVVSRRWNQIWIEDKNSSNGTFINGTRIVQGTPVNVVPSDRIQLGRSEYILNLDLFVEEPAPEPEPEPSISQSAATVPEEEDAPLEATVAMPAPNMAPFQAEKILHEAKRKAAQIIMEGETQAERRVQVIYQKAREAQAQAELFYQTRMAEAHKEADAILADFQKQGQSLLHEARNMSQELREEVDSYVQSLRQKARKDTEDIISEATLAAEKMKDEAIAHGRELARQESEALLKTSREEADRILDFSKLQIEETQARIRTDLENAQELNQRTLQEAQAEAERLLNESRMQIRDAEARLREESEQARNDNASLIATAKETADQLLQKAKADCEQQIQMANEKVQEITAVSNEKQTVLNELMNNVAARTAELQKATEELSKTRTDNSDLLSQVEKGQALLKELQTSHTELEKQKAALEASLKGLQEKQAHLTMDVHDIESKKAHLFKEYDAQKIFLNEKLEKEKTQMAKSEEERLEEMRLDMSKRLQKMERDLLDDVIRKKNSMVKDIHSAIEKEIVMLMEPEKWRNVSQSVENHIAEAIDGKVASLSQSSMSEKPVDLMKKRKSEKLRWVTMGLAMGAVGYFVSQIVVDRVVKDQSPMQTMVSNEAKKRQDDLEKRKFNPPQAEEIKDSYTDAVIYTRNYMDIYTDAQFQQKLYKAASQYLLKTWRVDEDKSIQVISSANALVKELADKKSKIHPDFIKEGIEKMRELENQTLARMKDVLGTEVRLESYRRFERNFYKEEVQRRRMANY comes from the coding sequence TTGAACAAGTTTATAGTCACAATCCACAGGAAGGATCAGGTGCTAAGCCGTGAGGTGAACAAGGACTCGTTCACCATGGGCCGCTCTTTGGACTGTGACTTGTCCTTGAACGACAACAACATCAGCCGGGTTCATCTGGTTGTGAGCCGTCGTTGGAATCAGATCTGGATTGAGGATAAAAACTCCTCCAACGGGACCTTCATCAACGGCACTCGTATAGTGCAAGGGACCCCGGTGAACGTGGTTCCTTCAGATCGCATTCAGTTGGGCCGTTCAGAATACATCCTGAACCTGGATCTTTTCGTCGAAGAGCCCGCACCGGAACCAGAACCCGAGCCGTCGATTTCTCAATCCGCGGCAACCGTGCCGGAAGAAGAAGACGCCCCACTGGAAGCCACGGTGGCCATGCCGGCACCAAACATGGCGCCTTTCCAGGCGGAAAAAATCCTGCACGAAGCCAAGCGCAAAGCGGCGCAAATCATCATGGAAGGCGAAACCCAGGCTGAACGCCGGGTGCAGGTCATCTATCAGAAAGCCCGCGAAGCTCAGGCTCAGGCTGAGCTGTTCTATCAGACCCGCATGGCAGAAGCGCACAAGGAAGCGGATGCCATCTTGGCGGACTTCCAAAAGCAGGGGCAAAGCCTGCTGCATGAGGCGCGCAATATGTCCCAGGAACTGCGTGAAGAAGTCGATTCTTACGTTCAGAGCCTGCGCCAGAAGGCTCGCAAAGACACTGAAGACATCATTTCGGAAGCCACACTTGCGGCCGAGAAAATGAAAGACGAAGCCATTGCCCACGGTCGTGAGCTGGCCCGTCAGGAAAGCGAAGCGCTGCTTAAAACCAGCCGCGAGGAAGCGGACCGTATTCTGGATTTCTCGAAACTTCAGATCGAGGAAACTCAAGCCCGTATTCGCACGGATCTGGAAAATGCCCAGGAACTGAATCAGCGCACTTTGCAGGAGGCCCAGGCTGAAGCCGAAAGACTGCTGAATGAATCCCGCATGCAGATTCGCGATGCGGAGGCGCGCTTGCGCGAAGAATCTGAACAAGCCCGCAATGACAATGCTTCTTTGATTGCCACAGCCAAGGAAACCGCCGACCAGCTTTTGCAGAAGGCCAAGGCCGACTGTGAACAGCAGATTCAAATGGCGAACGAAAAAGTTCAGGAAATCACGGCTGTCAGCAATGAAAAGCAGACCGTTTTAAACGAACTTATGAATAACGTTGCGGCCCGCACGGCGGAACTGCAAAAAGCCACTGAAGAGTTGAGCAAAACCCGTACTGATAATTCCGATCTGCTGTCGCAGGTGGAAAAAGGCCAGGCTTTGCTGAAAGAGCTTCAGACTTCCCATACGGAGCTGGAAAAACAAAAAGCCGCATTGGAAGCTTCTTTGAAAGGTCTGCAGGAAAAGCAGGCCCATCTGACAATGGACGTGCATGACATCGAATCCAAAAAGGCTCATTTGTTTAAGGAATACGATGCGCAAAAGATCTTCCTGAACGAAAAGCTGGAAAAAGAAAAGACCCAGATGGCGAAGTCCGAAGAGGAGCGTCTGGAAGAAATGCGTCTGGATATGTCCAAACGCCTGCAGAAAATGGAGCGCGATCTGCTGGATGATGTGATCCGCAAGAAGAACTCCATGGTGAAGGACATCCACTCGGCTATTGAAAAAGAGATCGTGATGCTGATGGAGCCTGAAAAATGGCGCAACGTCAGCCAGTCCGTGGAAAATCATATTGCTGAAGCCATCGACGGTAAAGTGGCGTCCCTGTCCCAGTCGTCAATGAGTGAAAAACCGGTCGATCTGATGAAAAAACGCAAAAGCGAAAAACTTCGCTGGGTCACCATGGGTCTTGCCATGGGGGCCGTGGGTTATTTCGTCAGTCAGATTGTCGTGGACCGTGTCGTGAAAGACCAGAGTCCCATGCAGACCATGGTCAGCAACGAAGCGAAGAAACGTCAGGACGATCTGGAAAAACGCAAATTCAATCCTCCGCAGGCGGAGGAGATCAAAGACTCTTATACAGATGCAGTTATTTACACGCGTAACTATATGGATATCTATACCGATGCCCAGTTCCAGCAGAAGCTTTACAAGGCGGCTTCCCAGTATCTGCTGAAAACCTGGCGTGTGGATGAAGACAAGTCCATTCAGGTCATTTCATCCGCCAATGCCTTGGTGAAGGAACTGGCCGACAAGAAATCAAAAATCCATCCGGACTTTATCAAAGAAGGTATCGAAAAGATGCGCGAGCTGGAAAACCAGACTTTGGCGCGCATGAAAGATGTCCTGGGTACCGAAGTCCGCCTGGAATCCTATCGCCGTTTCGAGCGCAATTTCTATAAAGAAGAAGTCCAACGCCGCCGCATGGCCAACTATTGA
- a CDS encoding TIGR02147 family protein, producing METQSNKHTNDAITLLKDELARRKERNSNYSLRAFAQSLSISPAQLSQLLSGKRNFTTEVLGTISRGLHLSPEEERSLLTRTLLEKAQTPPQERAKRQLQEDEFRLISEWYHFAILSLGKIRGAKADPHWISDRLGISVSDARAALERLRRMDIIEDGKALKQKSAPLNVVSEVPSRAIQSYHQSVLELALTKMPQTPLDKRDFSAMTFAADPAKIPQARKMVEEFQDQLAEFLQTPNSKEIFIIACQLFSLERTQS from the coding sequence ATGGAAACACAATCCAACAAACACACAAACGATGCGATCACGCTTCTGAAAGATGAACTGGCTCGCCGCAAAGAGCGCAACAGCAACTATTCGCTGCGGGCTTTTGCTCAGAGCTTAAGCATCAGCCCAGCGCAGCTTTCGCAGCTTCTTTCCGGCAAACGTAACTTCACGACTGAGGTGCTGGGCACGATTTCCCGCGGCCTGCACCTGTCCCCCGAAGAAGAGCGTTCGCTACTCACCCGGACACTTTTGGAAAAAGCGCAGACGCCTCCCCAAGAACGCGCCAAAAGACAGTTGCAGGAAGATGAGTTCCGTTTGATTTCGGAATGGTATCACTTCGCGATTCTCAGCCTGGGAAAAATTCGCGGAGCCAAGGCAGATCCTCACTGGATTTCCGATCGCCTGGGGATTTCAGTCAGTGACGCCCGCGCAGCCTTGGAGCGTCTGCGCCGAATGGATATCATCGAAGACGGCAAAGCTCTGAAACAAAAATCTGCACCGTTGAATGTGGTTAGCGAAGTCCCGTCTCGCGCGATTCAAAGCTATCACCAAAGTGTTCTGGAGCTGGCCCTGACCAAAATGCCTCAGACCCCTTTAGACAAAAGAGATTTTTCGGCAATGACCTTCGCGGCCGATCCCGCCAAAATTCCTCAGGCCCGTAAAATGGTTGAAGAATTTCAGGATCAGTTGGCTGAGTTTCTGCAGACCCCGAATTCAAAAGAGATTTTTATTATCGCATGTCAGCTTTTCTCACTTGAAAGGACTCAATCATGA
- the ftsY gene encoding signal recognition particle-docking protein FtsY has translation MMSPGHAQQMEILVGAIVLIFAVIVGALILGMMKNAKKREQLRAQELSHEAKREMPTTSEQSEELALAHIDSTGNVVSDLSVPDLHDAAVVIEEKAVDLAVALKKTEENLFGRIRNLFKSETSNKHLEEIEEILYTSDLGPATVQRLMGAIEDKLSKKERADYDTVREALKEEIKNIFQGSHSTSVGTGILSKIQFAAEGPTVLMIVGVNGAGKTTSIGKISAQLAAEGKKVLVAAGDTFRAAAGGQLKVWTDRAQVEIFSPEGVTDPSAVAFDAVAKGKAQGYDVVIVDTAGRLHTQANLMEEIKKMKRVMSKVIPEAPHETLIVLDANSGQNALMQAKEFHNALTLTGAVLTKMDGTAKGGVAVGLAQELHIPIKLIGVGERIQDLRTFSSQEFVNSLFQ, from the coding sequence ATGATGTCACCTGGGCATGCTCAGCAGATGGAAATTTTGGTGGGGGCTATCGTTCTTATTTTCGCGGTGATTGTCGGTGCTCTGATCTTGGGCATGATGAAAAATGCGAAAAAACGTGAACAGCTGCGCGCACAGGAGCTTTCTCACGAAGCCAAACGCGAGATGCCGACAACTTCTGAACAGTCAGAAGAACTTGCGCTGGCGCACATAGATTCCACGGGCAATGTGGTTTCTGATTTGTCCGTGCCGGATCTGCATGATGCGGCGGTGGTGATTGAAGAAAAGGCCGTGGACCTGGCCGTGGCACTGAAGAAAACCGAAGAAAATCTTTTCGGCCGTATTCGCAACCTGTTCAAATCTGAAACCAGCAACAAACATCTGGAAGAGATCGAAGAGATCCTTTACACCAGCGATCTGGGCCCGGCGACAGTACAGCGTCTGATGGGTGCAATTGAAGACAAGCTTTCCAAAAAAGAGCGTGCGGATTACGACACCGTTCGTGAAGCGCTGAAAGAAGAAATCAAAAACATCTTCCAGGGTTCTCATTCCACTTCGGTGGGGACAGGCATCCTTTCCAAGATTCAGTTCGCGGCGGAAGGCCCGACAGTTCTGATGATTGTTGGTGTGAATGGGGCCGGTAAAACCACCTCTATCGGTAAAATTTCAGCGCAACTGGCCGCTGAAGGCAAAAAGGTTCTGGTGGCGGCAGGGGATACATTCCGTGCAGCGGCGGGTGGGCAGTTGAAGGTTTGGACCGATCGTGCTCAGGTCGAGATTTTTTCTCCGGAAGGCGTGACCGATCCTAGTGCCGTGGCATTTGATGCCGTAGCCAAAGGTAAAGCCCAGGGCTATGACGTGGTGATCGTGGATACAGCGGGTCGCTTGCACACTCAAGCCAACTTGATGGAAGAAATCAAAAAGATGAAACGTGTGATGTCCAAGGTGATCCCGGAAGCTCCACACGAGACTCTGATCGTTTTGGATGCGAACTCGGGCCAGAATGCCTTGATGCAGGCTAAAGAATTCCATAATGCCCTGACTTTGACCGGAGCAGTTCTGACTAAAATGGATGGCACCGCCAAGGGGGGCGTGGCTGTGGGCCTTGCGCAAGAACTTCATATCCCAATCAAGTTGATCGGTGTGGGAGAGCGCATTCAGGACCTGCGCACGTTTTCTTCTCAAGAGTTCGTTAACTCTCTGTTTCAATAG
- a CDS encoding Rossmann-fold NAD(P)-binding domain-containing protein, giving the protein MTTSMTYPTDICIAGATGLVGHELLLLLAHLDEVRSIKAVSRSPMGRIPPHVENIILDFDSLEQRQDVLKAGVFICCLGTTIKKAGSQEAFRKVDYSYVVNFAKVAEACGAQKLLVISAMGADAESKIFYNRVKGEMENELRKLKIPQIEVFRPSLILGERKESRPGEDIAQKLSPVLNKLMVGPLKKYRAIKANDIARAMAIATLNFHPGFHVYKSDHIQRIADQK; this is encoded by the coding sequence ATGACCACATCAATGACTTATCCAACTGATATCTGCATTGCAGGCGCAACGGGGCTCGTGGGACACGAGCTCCTTTTGCTTTTAGCCCACCTTGATGAAGTCCGCTCTATCAAAGCGGTCTCGCGCAGCCCGATGGGCCGCATTCCTCCCCACGTTGAAAATATCATTCTGGATTTTGACAGCCTTGAGCAGCGCCAAGATGTGCTGAAGGCCGGGGTCTTCATCTGTTGCCTGGGAACCACTATTAAAAAGGCCGGCTCTCAAGAAGCCTTCCGCAAGGTGGACTATAGCTATGTCGTGAACTTTGCCAAAGTCGCCGAAGCCTGTGGCGCACAAAAACTTCTGGTGATTTCAGCCATGGGCGCGGACGCCGAATCCAAGATCTTCTACAATCGGGTCAAAGGCGAAATGGAAAATGAACTGCGCAAACTGAAGATCCCGCAGATCGAAGTTTTCCGCCCTTCATTGATTTTGGGTGAGCGCAAAGAATCGCGACCAGGCGAAGACATCGCCCAGAAGCTCAGCCCCGTCCTGAACAAGCTGATGGTGGGGCCCTTGAAGAAGTACCGTGCGATAAAGGCCAACGACATTGCCCGGGCTATGGCTATTGCCACCTTGAACTTCCACCCGGGCTTTCATGTTTATAAATCAGATCACATCCAGCGCATCGCCGATCAGAAGTAA